The following proteins are co-located in the Salvelinus sp. IW2-2015 unplaced genomic scaffold, ASM291031v2 Un_scaffold2850, whole genome shotgun sequence genome:
- the pou4f2 gene encoding LOW QUALITY PROTEIN: POU domain, class 4, transcription factor 2 (The sequence of the model RefSeq protein was modified relative to this genomic sequence to represent the inferred CDS: inserted 3 bases in 2 codons) gives MIDVSEQQAAFAMAHXSLPEPKYSLHSSSSSTLTSNAPSSCXSSRHSSTIISSGGGNSEAMRRGCLPTPPSNIFGGLDESLLARAEALAAVDIASQTKSHHHPPHHSPFKPDATYHTMNTLPCTSSSSSSSVPISHPSALTGHGHHHHHHHHHHHQPHQALEGDLLDHITPGLALGSMAGPDGSATAHPAHMAGMNHMHQAALNMAHAHGLPSHMGCMSDVDADPRDLEAFAERFKQRRIKLGVTQADVGGALANLKIPGVGSLSQSTICRFESLTLSHNNMIALKPILQAWLEEAEKSHREKLNKPELYNGGEKKRKRTSIAAPEKRSLEAYFAIQPRPSSEKIAAIAEKLDLKKNVVRVWFCNQRQKQKRMKYSACV, from the exons ATGATTGATGTCTCTGAACAGCAAGCAGCATTCGCCATGGCCC GCAGCTTGCCCGAGCCCAAGTATTCCTTGCATTCCTCCTCGTCCTCCACGTTGACTTCGAATGCGCCCTCCTCGTG CTCTTCCCGACACAGTAGCACCATCATCAGCAGCGGCGGAGGCAACTCGGAGGCGATGCGCCGAGGATGTCTCCCAACCCCACCG AGCAATATATTCGGAGGCTTGGATGAGAGTTTGTTGGCCCGCGCTGAAGCTCTGGCGGCGGTGGATATTGCCTCGCAGACCAAGAGCCACCACCATCCTCCACACCACAGTCCCTTCAAGCCGGACGCGACCTACCACACCATGAACACTCTCCCCTGCACCTCCTCATCGTCTTCTTCCTCGGTGCCTATTTCTCACCCTTCAGCCCTTACCGGCCAcggtcaccaccaccatcatcaccatcaccaccaccaccaaccccaCCAGGCGCTGGAGGGCGACCTGCTGGACCACATCACCCCAGGACTGGCTCTCGGGTCCATGGCAGGGCCRGACGGCTCCGCAACTGCGCACCCTGCTCACATGGCGGGCATGAACCACATGCACCAGGCAGCCCTCAACATGGCTCATGCCCACGGGCTACCATCCCACATGGGCTGCATGAGCGACGTGGACGCCGATCCCAGGGAYTTAGAAGCMTTCGCTGAGAGGTTTAAACAGAGACGGATCAAACTCGGCGTGACCCAGGCGGATGTAGGGGGAGCTTTGGCCAACCTGAAGATTCCTGGCGTGGGCTCCCTCAGCCAGAGTACCATCTGCCGATTCGAGTCCCTCACCCTCTCCCACAACAACATGATAGCTTTGAAGCCCATTCTACAGGCATGGCTGGAAGAAGCCGAGAAATCACACCGGGAGAAACTCAACAAACCCGAGCTATATAACGGCGGAGAGAAGAAGCGGAAGCGCACGTCGATAGCAGCACCGGAAAAGCGATCACTGGAAGCTTACTTCGCCATTCAGCCGCGTCCTTCCTCAGAGAAAATCGCTGCTATAGCAGAGAAACTGGACCTCAAAAAGAACGTGGTKCGGGTCTGGTTTTGCAACCAACGGCAGAAACAGAAACGAATGAAATATTCTGCATGCGTCTGA